CGGTTGTACGGCAAGCCGCTTGCGGCCAACGAGCTGCCGACCAATGCCGAAGTGCGGCTGCAGTTGCGACTGCTGGTCCTGGGCAGCGGCGCGGAAACCGGGGCAGACCGGCTGGCCGAGCTGCGGCAAGGAGCCCTGCGGTTGATGCGGCTCTTACGCCGATTCCGTCCGCGACTGGTCCACAGCGCGCTGGACGGCCGCTTCCGGCACGATTCGGACATCGATCTCGAAGCGATTGCCGACGGGCCCGGTCCAATCGTCGAAGCGCTGCACGGCGCCGATCTCGAGGCGACGGTTCTGCGTCACAGTTTTCGCCGCCGGCTCGGCACGCTGGTCGTGCCGGTGGTGCGGATCGAACAACCGCACCGAGCGCGGATTGTCGTCTTCCCACCGCACCTGGCGCGTCGCGTGGTTCGGCCGCACGACCACCAGGGGACGCTGCGCCGGGCCAATCTGCAGGAACTCGAAGACATCGTCGACAGGGCCGAGCGCGTCGCCGTCGGCGACGAAGGCGCGGTGCCGGCGCACGGACCGCGTCAGCACGCGGGAGATCGGTTCGAACTCTACGCGGTGCTGCTCGCGCCGCTGGAACACTTGCAGCAAGATCGCCGGCGACACCCCGAAGGCGACGCGCTGTACCACAGCCTCCAGGTTTTCGAGCTGGCCCGCGCCGAGCGACCTTACGACGAAGAGTTCTTATTGGCGGCGCTGTTGCACGACGTGGGCAAGGTCATCGATCCGCAAGAGCCGATCGTCGCGGGAGTCGAGGCATTGGGCGAGTCGATCACCGAACGCACGCGTTGGCTGATCGAACATCAAGCCGAGGGCCGGGCCTGGCGCGAGGGCACCCTGGGGCATCGTTCACGTCGCCGGCTCGAAGCGGCCGACGACTTCGAAGAATTGGTCCTCCTGGCCGACTTCGACCGTGCCGGCCGCAAGCAAGGCGTGCAGGTCATGGACGTGCACGATGCCTTGGACTACTTGCGCCAGCTCGATGCGGGGTTCACCCCTTGAACACGGGCGATGTCTCGACGCACCTTGCGCCTCTGCGGACGACGTTCACGGTGCTTGGAGTTGCGTGGGCCGCGCTTTTGACCGTGAGCCTGCTGCAAAGCTGCCTGTCGGTGCCCTGGTGGTCACAGGCCCGGCTTGATCTGCGCGCCGGCTCCTGCCTGGTGCTGGCGATCGCGGCGTGGTGCAACGCGTGGACGCAGCGGCGCGAGGCAACGGCCCATGCGGCCTTGTGCGTTGCCCTCGGTATGTCGCTAGGGTTCTATGGCGACTCGCATGTCGGCCGCCGGCTCGGCTGGACGCCGTTTACCGATCCGCTGCTTGGCGGCATCGTGTTGTATGGGCTGGGTCACCTGTCCTATGTAGCGGCCTGCTGGTTGCTCGCCCAACTGCGGTCGCCTGTGCGCAGCGTGGCCTGGCTTCGCTGGCTCGGGGCGTGGCAGATCATGGCCCTGGGCGCATGGGCCGCGGTTGCCTTGAGCACGGATCGGCAAACGCAACTGCGTATTCCCACCTTGGCCTATACCGTGCTCGTCGCCGCGACCCCGGGCGCGGCGACTGCGTTAGGGCGCAAAGATCGAGCATATAACCTGCTGGCCGCGGGCGCGGCGTTGTTTCTCGTCAGTGACGTACTGCTGGCATACCAGGTGTTTCACGACTCTTTTCCCGGTTTGGATGAGTTGACCTGGTTGAGCTACGGACCGGGTGAAATGCTGATCGTCTTTGGAAGCCGCCGGGGCATGTTGCAGAGTTCGACGTTCCGCAGGCCGGCGACTGCGGAGGCATCGGGCGGCTAAGATAGCGGCATGAGCGATCGCCCTGCTTCACGCCGTGAGTTCTTGGCCGGGTCAGCGAACCGCGGCACGCGGGGCGAAATGATCACTCCGGAAACGGCCACCGCGGGCCAGGGCGTCTATCACCTGCATGTTTCGCGGCAGGCCATGGCCTGCAATTGGGAAGCGATCGTCAACGCAGGGCAGCACGCCGCGGCCACCGAGGCCGCCGTGGCGGCGCTCGACCTCG
The genomic region above belongs to Pirellulales bacterium and contains:
- a CDS encoding HD domain-containing protein, whose translation is MQSIEKVRQRIAVEAARLLAAREETLVERAKLAAARRLYGKPLAANELPTNAEVRLQLRLLVLGSGAETGADRLAELRQGALRLMRLLRRFRPRLVHSALDGRFRHDSDIDLEAIADGPGPIVEALHGADLEATVLRHSFRRRLGTLVVPVVRIEQPHRARIVVFPPHLARRVVRPHDHQGTLRRANLQELEDIVDRAERVAVGDEGAVPAHGPRQHAGDRFELYAVLLAPLEHLQQDRRRHPEGDALYHSLQVFELARAERPYDEEFLLAALLHDVGKVIDPQEPIVAGVEALGESITERTRWLIEHQAEGRAWREGTLGHRSRRRLEAADDFEELVLLADFDRAGRKQGVQVMDVHDALDYLRQLDAGFTP
- a CDS encoding lysoplasmalogenase, whose amino-acid sequence is MNTGDVSTHLAPLRTTFTVLGVAWAALLTVSLLQSCLSVPWWSQARLDLRAGSCLVLAIAAWCNAWTQRREATAHAALCVALGMSLGFYGDSHVGRRLGWTPFTDPLLGGIVLYGLGHLSYVAACWLLAQLRSPVRSVAWLRWLGAWQIMALGAWAAVALSTDRQTQLRIPTLAYTVLVAATPGAATALGRKDRAYNLLAAGAALFLVSDVLLAYQVFHDSFPGLDELTWLSYGPGEMLIVFGSRRGMLQSSTFRRPATAEASGG